The Xenopus laevis strain J_2021 chromosome 5L, Xenopus_laevis_v10.1, whole genome shotgun sequence genome has a segment encoding these proteins:
- the LOC108716920 gene encoding E3 SUMO-protein ligase ZNF451 — MHLLAGRLDEQLPKQIPFTILSGDKGFLELESQFKKTQRPAHILNPHHLEGDMMCALLNSISDTMQDANDKTEDALTELDEDANLKEAIRRSMTEM; from the exons ATGCATCTGTTG GCAGGACGTTTAGATGAACAGCTTCCAAAGCAAATTCCATTTACCATACTCTCTGGTGATAAAGGCTTTCTGGAATTGGAGAGCCAGTTTAAGAAAACTCAGCGGCCCGCTCACATTCTGAATCCTCACCACTTGGAGGGAGATATGATGTGTGCACTTCTAAACAGCATATCTGATACAATGCAAG ATGCAAATGATAAAACAGAAGATGCTCTAACAGAACTGGATGAAG ATGCCAATTTGAAAGAAGCTATCAGAAGAAGTATGACAGAGATGTAA